From the genome of Populus alba chromosome 10, ASM523922v2, whole genome shotgun sequence, one region includes:
- the LOC118036331 gene encoding dual specificity protein phosphatase 1 isoform X3, with amino-acid sequence MNNQIDDSMKNQVAALLRVINVTRFLKGDDVPCQIEEGLFLGSVGAATNKDALNSKNITHILTVANSLPPSYPNDFVYEVIGVADRNDTNLRQYFDKCFNFIDEAKRQGGGVLVHCFVGRSRSVTIVVAYLMKRNGMRLSEALAHVKSKRPQAGPNSGFISQLQDFEKSLQGISS; translated from the exons ATGAATAATCAGATTGATGATTCGATGAAGAATCAAGTTGCAGCACTTTTGCGAGTTATAAATGTAACTAGATTCCTTAAGGGAGATGATGTTCCATGCCAGATTGAAGAG GGTCTATTCTTGGGTTCTGTGGGTGCTGCTACTAACAAGGATGCACTTAATAGCAAGAATATTACACACATCTTAACTGTAGCTAATTCATTGCCTCCCTCTTATCCAAATGATTTTGTATATGAAGTCATTGGAG TCGCGGATAGAAATGACACCAATTTAAGGCAGTACTTCGACAAGtgtttcaattttattgatgaAGCCAAGAGGCAGGGAGGTGGTGTTTTGGTCCATTGCTTTGTTGGAAGGTCCCGAAG TGTGACTATTGTTGTTGCTTATTTGATGAAAAGGAATGGAATGAGACTATCTGAAGCTTTGGCACATGTGAAGAGTAAAAGGCCTCAGGCTGGACCTAATTCTGGTTTCATCTCACAGCTTCAAGACTTTGAGAAATCTCTTCAAG GTATCTCTTCATGA
- the LOC118036331 gene encoding dual specificity protein phosphatase 1 isoform X1, translating into MNNQIDDSMKNQVAALLRVINVTRFLKGDDVPCQIEEGLFLGSVGAATNKDALNSKNITHILTVANSLPPSYPNDFVYEVIGVADRNDTNLRQYFDKCFNFIDEAKRQGGGVLVHCFVGRSRSVTIVVAYLMKRNGMRLSEALAHVKSKRPQAGPNSGFISQLQDFEKSLQGALSLILLYVVTCKLYLMWLVLVIQKKKNYHSPD; encoded by the exons ATGAATAATCAGATTGATGATTCGATGAAGAATCAAGTTGCAGCACTTTTGCGAGTTATAAATGTAACTAGATTCCTTAAGGGAGATGATGTTCCATGCCAGATTGAAGAG GGTCTATTCTTGGGTTCTGTGGGTGCTGCTACTAACAAGGATGCACTTAATAGCAAGAATATTACACACATCTTAACTGTAGCTAATTCATTGCCTCCCTCTTATCCAAATGATTTTGTATATGAAGTCATTGGAG TCGCGGATAGAAATGACACCAATTTAAGGCAGTACTTCGACAAGtgtttcaattttattgatgaAGCCAAGAGGCAGGGAGGTGGTGTTTTGGTCCATTGCTTTGTTGGAAGGTCCCGAAG TGTGACTATTGTTGTTGCTTATTTGATGAAAAGGAATGGAATGAGACTATCTGAAGCTTTGGCACATGTGAAGAGTAAAAGGCCTCAGGCTGGACCTAATTCTGGTTTCATCTCACAGCTTCAAGACTTTGAGAAATCTCTTCAAGGTGCATTATCTTTGATACTTCTATATGTAGTAACTTGCAAATTGTACCTGATGTGGTTGGTTTTggttatccaaaaaaaaaaaaattatcatagcCCTGATTGA
- the LOC118036331 gene encoding dual specificity protein phosphatase 1 isoform X2, whose protein sequence is MKNQVAALLRVINVTRFLKGDDVPCQIEEGLFLGSVGAATNKDALNSKNITHILTVANSLPPSYPNDFVYEVIGVADRNDTNLRQYFDKCFNFIDEAKRQGGGVLVHCFVGRSRSVTIVVAYLMKRNGMRLSEALAHVKSKRPQAGPNSGFISQLQDFEKSLQGALSLILLYVVTCKLYLMWLVLVIQKKKNYHSPD, encoded by the exons ATGAAGAATCAAGTTGCAGCACTTTTGCGAGTTATAAATGTAACTAGATTCCTTAAGGGAGATGATGTTCCATGCCAGATTGAAGAG GGTCTATTCTTGGGTTCTGTGGGTGCTGCTACTAACAAGGATGCACTTAATAGCAAGAATATTACACACATCTTAACTGTAGCTAATTCATTGCCTCCCTCTTATCCAAATGATTTTGTATATGAAGTCATTGGAG TCGCGGATAGAAATGACACCAATTTAAGGCAGTACTTCGACAAGtgtttcaattttattgatgaAGCCAAGAGGCAGGGAGGTGGTGTTTTGGTCCATTGCTTTGTTGGAAGGTCCCGAAG TGTGACTATTGTTGTTGCTTATTTGATGAAAAGGAATGGAATGAGACTATCTGAAGCTTTGGCACATGTGAAGAGTAAAAGGCCTCAGGCTGGACCTAATTCTGGTTTCATCTCACAGCTTCAAGACTTTGAGAAATCTCTTCAAGGTGCATTATCTTTGATACTTCTATATGTAGTAACTTGCAAATTGTACCTGATGTGGTTGGTTTTggttatccaaaaaaaaaaaaattatcatagcCCTGATTGA
- the LOC118036329 gene encoding uncharacterized protein encodes MKAVSGGNGEFWGWKWEHKRRTIKQSKASKSSDSATVGGGGGGGYWFPLKQAVTAGALALTGDTVAQVTDRWKKNKPYKRHSYDQDASQNSNDNQDFIGIFLSDHDWLRALRMTSYGFLLYGPGSYAWYQYLDRCLPKQTVQNLMLKVLLNQVVLGPSVIAVVFAWNNLWQGKLSQLPEKYQRDALPTLLYGFRFWIPVSILNFWAVPIQARVAFMSTGSIFWNFCLSSTMNK; translated from the exons ATGAAAGCAGTGAGTGGTGGAAATGGAGAGTTTTGGGGTTGGAAATGGGAACATAAAAGAAGAACGATAAAGCAAAGTAAAGCATCGAAATCCTCTGACTCAGCAAcagtaggaggaggaggaggaggaggttacTGGTTCCCTTTAAAGCAAGCTGTGACCGCAGGTGCGCTTGCTCTTACTGGGGACACAGTTGCTCAAGTTACAGACCGCTGGAAAAAGAACAAGCCATACAAACGACACTCCTATGACCAAGACGCTTCTCAGAATTCCAATGACAATCAG GATTTTATTGGGATTTTCCTTTCCGATCATGATTGGCTTCGTGCCTTGCGAATGACTTCTTATGGGTTTCTATTATATGGTCCTGGTTCTTATGCATGGTACCAATATCTTGACCGTTGTTTGCCAAAGCAGACGGTGCAGAATCTGATGCTAAAG gttttatTGAACCAAGTAGTGCTTGGTCCATCTGTGATTGCTGTTGTCTTTGCATGGAACAATCTATGGCAAGGGAAGCTTTCACAGCTTCCAGAGAAGTATCAAAGAGATGCTCTTCCAACATTGCTCTATG GATTTAGGTTCTGGATACCTGTCAGCATATTGAATTTTTG GGCTGTCCCCATTCAAGCTCGTGTAGCTTTCATGTCCACGGGGTCTATATTTTGGAACTTCTGCTTGTCATCAACAATGAACAAGTAG